The Tubulanus polymorphus chromosome 3, tnTubPoly1.2, whole genome shotgun sequence nucleotide sequence ATTGATTATTTGCCGATGAAACTAAACATTGAAGTCGGATACTGAAGACTCCACTCAAGTGATATCTTATGACtcgagagtgatatctgagtttgatgatacagtagacgcCACTCACGTCAGATCTGATTAACTTTTCACGAGTTTAGAtacaaatgaattatatacCATCACCCAGGTTACTGCTCAGCTATGTTTCACTTGTTAATTCATCTTTTACcccaaataatgaaatatatcaagtTTAGTTTATGAGAAAAGATTAGAATCTTTTTCAACGACGAAAAAAGTTACACGAACCTCGTCCCAGTTTCGAGCTTCGATGTAAAGTAAAAGCAACGCTTTCGTGTCGCCCATTTTAGCGTAGCACTCGGCCGCGTACGAGAACTGCTCGAGTTTCTTCAGGTATAGAGCGCACATCGTCAGCGGTTCGCGGTCGGCTTTATCCAACTTACGAGCAACATCTATCAACCTGGCGAAATAATTAGGTTTTTAGTCCACTATCTGCCACAGTAGACTCGGCGTGCCTCAGATTTCATGAGACTAATAAATTTTCTCGGAAGTTCATGAATACCAGGGCAGTCGTGGGATGGGTCGTTATCACAATTGGAGAGTAAAAACATTCTTATTACGTTCGTCATTTGGGCAGGCGATAATCCTAGGCAATAAACcccagggcccggttccaaagtcgtgagttaagatttgaccccgagttaaaacattgaaaatgaactaatctcagagttaactctaacccacaactatggaaccggatccaggggccagttgcacagtcgtcaAAAAGGGGtctcaaatcttaagactggtcttaagttgttagattaggtAGAACTTAGttagtcttagactggtcttaagtctaagccatgactatgcaaccggcccgaGGGTAAACGCAGAATACTGCAAATAAGTTCTCATCCAAGACACACTTGGAGATGAGAGAGCATTAAAGGTATTTCTGAAGAAGCCCAGCCATTTCTAACTTACATTTCGGACCAGCCGTTGTCGCCGATAATTTCTATAGCTTTTATATATTCTCCAGCCGAGATATACATTTCGGCCGCTGCTTTAGGTTCGTTGATATTCTTAGCCCAATCGGCTTGTTTCGTCATCAGAATCTTCTTATCCAAAGGATCGCTGGAACCGACAAATTCCTACAAAGAGATTGAAAATTGTTACGTAAATGTTACATAACTGGGATGATCATTATGCTTATGACTTTGAGGCtggttttaattgaattttgatgaatcTGCAATTCTCTTTTGGCGCGTTTGTTTGGACTAGAATATGCTCCATTCCAGAATAGCAGCCGTAAGAGAGTTGGTAATTCAAGGGTTGTATATTCAAaacatatttgaattttgaaacgaATACCACCATCTCCCATACACAAAACCGAGACATTGgaaaataatttgatatcagtAATCAGAAGTTTAGAAGCGAGCTAAATGTGACGAAAAAGTACTAGCATGAAAAGCATATgagtgaaaaaatatttcgaagATTAAAACGCATGACATAATTTTAAAACTTTGAGAAAGAAATTTAAGATTAAAATAGATTTTTGTGTTACATGTTGTGTGAATATCATGACTAAGAAAACGATGAAAGTCACTGAAGTTGTCTGACTACAGCCGTGGAGTATTAATAGTCACACTCGTGTCGATGTGGTTTGCAAGATTTGCtattcgagaaaaaaaacagagattttcaaaataagcgGATTTTTATCTCGACTGAAACGACGCGCAACTGTTACAACAACACGATTTGTTTCATATGGAAAACGACgattttatatgaaaatatagaacGAGCAATTTTCAGGATCAAAATCAATCCAGACTAATGTCTATTCCAACTTGGCTCAAGAGGACGTCAATGGCCTAGCTCGGTCTGGTTTGGTAGTTCAGCAGTGTATCATAGTTGGAATAGATATTAGTCGCATTCTGTGTTGTATACCGGTACATAGAAGACCCAAATTGATCAATTCTACCTGCGGCGCACTCCGCTTACCTTCGCAAAGTCAAACATTCTCAGATCGGTGTACATGTTCAACGCTTTGTTCTCGTGGCCGCTTTTCTTGTAAAGTTTCGCGGCTTCGTGGAATTTGCCCTGATACGCGCTGACGTCGCCGAGGAATACGATATTATCCGTTTCGCCGCGCCGTTTTCTATCCTAGAAAAAAATGCGTACAGATATTCAGTCAAGAGATATTTCAGGTGTGGATCGAGCCCAACTAAACCGggtcccagtttcacagttcagCCAAAAAATGGTCTTAGTTATTCAGACTGGTTTTAACTTAATAGATAGGAACCAGAAAGAGTTTAGAAAAAGACTGATCTTTAgtcgttagattggctatgggACCAGAAAGAGCTAAGAACAGCCTTTAATCGAAGCCATGATGTGCAACTTGTCATTAActtgacaaaaaataaaaaatctcagttgaccTGATTCCGCTGAGCTTAAGTTTTACATCAACTTTTTAccgatttgaatttttgttgttaCTTCTCTTGACTCTTGAGTTATACGTAAATTTGAGTTATTTCCGATAAAACTCACCTCTATCTGATGAATCAGTTCCAGATATCGCAGTTCTTTGATCCTCGTGAACGATCTTTTCGCCGTATCGAAATCGAGACCTTCTAAAGCTTCGTGCGCCAACGTTTCCCAATCTCCGTCCGTCACGCCGAGACACGCCACGTGGTATGCACCTCTACAAACGACGCatcgaatatatttgaaaaatcaaattcatcgcGAGGATAGGATAACGAGGCTTTGCAAAGAAATGTATCACTCTCAAGGCAGCTGCACAATTTGTAAGTTAAAGTTTGACGGTGATATACCAGGATCAATTTGCTGTCAGTAACCACACCTCACAATATCAGCCATTAATAACAACACCCTCTTAAGACAATCACCATATGATCGGTGATGTCTGGACAATCTGATTGTCAATGCAGATAACATCTTCATGTTAAAAcagcaattcatttttttaaagaaatgccTCGATTCTAGACAGGAGACCTGGTTAAGTCTTGATAGTCAGTTTTTGTTAGGATAGCTAAGAAActgtcagaaaataaatttttatatcCTCAACTGTGGATTTTGCTCATTAATTCTGAATACTGAGATAAATAAGAGTCGACCAGTCATAGCAAGAGTGGTACATAGAAACCCTGTTGATACCTGCattaatgaattgaaaatgaactaatacAAATTGAATCTTGAAGTGTGGAATTAAGATTTGTGTTTATAGTAAtgtaaatcaaaacaatcacttcGAACAACCACGAACTGAGTGACTGGCTACAACAGAATGAAGTGAAACACTGACCTGAAGTTTTTCTTCTCTAGATACTGATACATCGACGCAGATTGAGGAACCTCTACAGACGACATCGAATAAACGTGAAGACAAAATATCTTTGATCCGGTAAAACCAACCACAAAACCCTACGATATATAGAGCAAAATAATAACTAAAACAAACAGCAtctcaaatattcaaaaatcacaaaaaatcaatgaaaaaatcttctttttttgttacattttgaattatctaCTCACCTGCAGTTTTTGTTGATGAACGGGGAAACTGTTGGCTTTAATATTCAACAGACCGGCTCCGCTAAAACACAACATATCTTCACAGTTTGTGTTCCAAGCGACGCTGTTTGCATTCGGTTCCTACAacgaacaaataaaaacatcagtTATATCAGTACTCAACTCAACCACAATATAACTCCAGTCCCAACCGCACAGCTCCCTTCCAGTCCCCACCACACAGCTCCCTTCCAGTTCCCTGCCTTTACctaaacaaaataattcttgtaTCGCTAAGCATTTTTTAGTAATTCAACCCTTCGGTTCTCTCTCCCTTCCAAGATTTTACGTGGAAGATACtcaaaaaatttctttttcccCCATTACCTTCCATTTTGAAACACCTGCAATAGAAATTATTCTTCACTTTTCCCTTAACCCttacatatttttgaaaacCATACAAAAAGTCTTAGCTCCCAGACTCAGCCATCCATCAGTATCCCCCCTCCACAAACTCACCACGGAGATCACATCTAACCTACAGTTCTCCCAGCTCACTGTCTCTTACCTGGAATAACAGCTCTTTAGTATTTGTATCGTAAACTAAACACGTATTGTGCTCGTCGACTACCGCCAGTTTCTTACGACTACAACTCATATCTAAACATCGAATCGACGTGTTCTGTTTCAGTAACGTAATCGGGAACGGATTATCGATGAATATCTTCAGTATCTGTCCGTTTTTCAGTCCGACGAGCAGTCCTTCTTTTCCCGCCGGTCCGCCGATCACTTTGATGTAACGAATAAGAGATTCCATCAACCATTCGCGTTCCTTCACGCCTTGAAACGACATACACTGCAATCGTTTCTCCTgcgaaaatcgaaaaaaaattcaaaattcaaaaactcCAACTGTGAGTATAGTTATAACTGATTTCTATGAgatgataacattttcaataatcaCTGCTAGTATAGTTACAATTGTTTTCTATGAAACAATAGCATTCTTATTAAgcacaattttgaaaattgacaCAAGTGTGGTGTAGGACTGGCCATGGGAACGCCATGACCGCGTCCTTGCGTTAGTCAGTGATGCCAGTCATATCGCACATGACCGTCTCTTCCAGTTGCAACTGACACAAACTGGTCGCAGCACAAGCAGTCGCTAGTCGACCGCTAGTATCTAGATTCTGTGGTGTGATTCGTGTATTTTTACCTGACACAATATGATATGCTGCGAGCAGACGACCAACAGATTACAATCGACTCGTTTATTGATTTTCTCTTTCACTTTATAGTGCATGTCGCAGACGTCCTCGGAGTACAGTTCATAGATAACGATTCTATCGGGCAGTTGAACCTGcagaaacaaaaaaataatcagtactcaaataaaatgtttaaaatgtCTTAGGCTAAGTAAGAATTACTTATATACAGTTAACATCGAATAACCCAGACCGACATAATTAGTGAGAGGACATAGGAGTTAAGAATCTAGGCAAGATTTTTTTcctagacccagttctacCTGCAGAAACGATTAAAATAATCAgcaaaaatacacaaataaaatgattaaaatgtCTTAGGCTAAATAAgaattacttatatatatacagttaaCATCGCAAAACTCAGACTGTCAAAATTAGTGAGAGGACTTGGGGTTTAGAATCTATGGAAGAAGTTAAGCTTATTTTTTCCTTGACCTAGTTCTACCGTTCATATGGAACAGGgtataacaataatatttctttattttgctTCTTTTTACAATAGATTTCgtacaatttcataaataCAGTAGTAGATGTTTTGTAAAAAGGGGAAAGGACAGTGGGCAAGCCAGAAGGCTGTGCTCGAGTGGATTAGGCCCACTGCCCGGGTcagggaaaaataaaataggaCATCAGGAAAtaatttcagttttatccAAATTAGTGAAAAGTCTGAGTTAgacaaggtttactgtagatcGAGCCTCACACTTGAGTTTAGAGCACAGTTAACAAtctaaaaatatcgaaatcattgaaatggcttttttaaaatatttacttACGGCTAATCGATGTCGATATATAGCGATTTTCTTGACTAGATCTCGACATTTGATTCTAACTGTAaacgaaaaaattaaataGAAATCAAACATCGTCAGTTTCAGATAATTCGACTAAACGAATATATTCCGATCTTCCCCCTAAAAAGGTATCACTGAAACATAAAAACTAACATTAAAAACAACTCGGAAAATGAGAATTATTAAATTAAACCAAAGAATTCTCAAGTAAGACGGATAACAAAGAAACAATGCGCTGAGAGCTGCCAGCCACAACCTATCAAAAACTGcttaagcccaacgcacacggcactgaaaaaacgttttttcggtgccgtgtgcgttggagccaaaacacaaaacaccgaactgaaaaacgtttttcacgagcaaaaaaacgttttgtgaaaaacgtgttttctgtttcggcgaaacaaattttttgccgtgtgcgttgggctttacaCACTTGGGGAAATGTGGTGGCAGCTCCTGTCGTAGTAGAACAATAATTTGAAACAGGACCGAGTCTCGAACGTAAGTTagtgcaggggcggatctagggtctgatGATTCAGGGAGGGTGCACCCCTAAATAGGGCATATCATATAAGTAAATAGGCACTCTGAAAGAAAGCTCATCGCAAAACATTAACTCATTTTTCGGAAATACAGGAGGCAAGCTTAcgaattaaaactaatattttttattttccccGTGATATTTCAGGGCAACTTGACATTTCGAGGGTGGTAGGTGCACACACCCCCTGCATGCACCCTCTCCTCGGATCCGCCCCTGTGGTGTATACCGGAATGAGCTATAGGGTTTCCAGTAGTCGGTTCGAACACCGTAAACACTCGTCCGCTGCGTTGATGACGATGATTCGAGTGTTTATCGTCGCGGAGTTGATGGTTATGACACCGCGCACCGCTGTAACGAACGATACTAGATATCGTACGCACCGGCGGCAAACGACTCGCAGTCGCAGCTAGAAATATTACAAACAACCTCGATTCAGTTCAATACTCACAGATTAAGATCTAAAACCACATTAGttatatagctaatctaacaatttatgaccagtctaagctcatctcTTGGTTTTATAGCTAATCTACAAaataacttaaaaccagtgtaagctcattttggttctatagccaatctaacaaagtaAGATCCtgtctaagttcattttgcTTTTAAGACTAAAGCCAATCTAGCAActtcagaccagtctaagttcattttggttctaaagccaatctaGCAACTCGAGACCAGTCcaagttcattttggttctatagcctatctaacaacttgagaccagcctaagctcattttggttctatagcaaaTTTAACAACTTCAGACACCAGTCTTTGTAACGTTATGACTTTGTGAACCTGGGAAGTTTTTTCccttatttttttcatttttcgattaGAAAACAAACCTTTTTGTTCGGTGATAAGATGTTGAATGATGACGTCAGTCATATTATCGCGATAAGCGTAACGATCTTTATACAATCCGTGAACCGTACTgaatatcagctgataatACGCTATAGTTCCATCCTGACATCCAACAGCCTACAacgatatatatacatacacatgataaaacataaacatgatgattataataatgataataataataatgataattataacaATACTAATAATTCATTCGGCCTTAAATACATATAAAATGTGCTGCGCTGACTAATcgataccctatagtgctggagataatttgaaaattttaaaaaatttcgccctagtgtgttgaataacgggattACCAATATAGTgagtctacaccgcggcgcggtgtatcattagtaactaatatttcactatgtttgacaggtgctgccatctttcaatagagattaaatctgataactaattacaccaatacaccgcagtgcggtgtactagcaaaatccatcaccaattcatacaccgcacttcagtgtagacgcactgaaagggttaatacatCATACATAAAAAGGGAACAgagaaaactaaaactaaagcTTTGATGAAACACATTTTGAGCTTCGATTAAAAAACATTGATTAAATGACTTACTACAAGCAGTATCTAATGTACGGCGATGAAAATGTACTTACCACATAATTAGAGTCCGGTTTGACTTTGCAGCACCAAACCCATGAGTTATGTTCACTGACCGTTCCTAGACGTACCCCTTCTTTAGTGTACAACGAACATTGTTTATCAGATCCACCGACTGTGACGTATTCTCCTTTAGAAAACCATCCGACCGAACACGGGTCGTAACCGAGATTTCGCTCTTTACCGATCTGGACAAAAAAGTCAAccatagaaaatgaattcatatccTACTTTAAATAGTGGTGCAACTTAGCACAAAACCTAATATCGCTGCCTTGCagctattttatttttgatttcactAGGAATTCATGAGTGCAACTACAGAAGACTTCTAACTTCACTCAATCTATTCGGACCAGTGATTATTTTAATTTCACTCAACTTATTAGGACCAGTGATTATTTTAATTTCACTCAACCTATTAGGACCAGTGATTATTTTAATTTCACTCAACCTATTAGGACCAGTGATTATTTTAATTTCACTCAACCTATTAGGACCAGTGATTATTTTAATTTCACTCAACCTATTAGGACCAGTGATTATTTTAATTTCACTCAACCTATTAGGACCAGTGATTATTTTAATTTCACTCAACCTATTAGGACCAGTGATTATTTTAATTTCACTCAACCTATTAGGACCAGtgattattctaatttcactCAACCTATTAGGACCAGTGATTATTTTAATTTCACTCAACCTATTAGGACCAGtgattattctaatttcactCAACCTATTAGGACCAGtgattattctaatttcactCAACCTATTAGGACCAgtgattatttcaatttcactcaACCTATTAGGAccagtaattattttttgaGTTAAGTGATGAGTTATACAGCGAAATTTAATTTACAAACTGTCggaatgtttctaaaatttgtgCCCAAATTAATTGTGATAATTCTACCCGCAAGAATTCATGTTAAAAAGAATTTGCGGTTTGCGCAAAACCTGACATGGATGCATTGCTGCGATCAgtatctttgaaaatattttctttccaCTAGGCAGGTTCAGACCTTATACGTTTCAATACGGATGATTTGATAACGAAgaattagttataatattGACCTGTTTTCCGGAGAGTTGGAAGAATGCCAGTTTCTGGCCCCAATCAGCGACGGCGAGAATATCGTAGGGTTCATCCCTCGACGGGTTCCACTCGACGGCCCAGATCGGACTCAAAGAACTTCCGGGTCTTTCTATCTTCACTTTCTCTTCGCCGGTCTGAAATTAATCACAACACAGTTTTTCATGCAATGAGAATTTACCGCAGCCCTCAGTATTCCGCAGAACAGTTCTTCAACAGTTACCCCCTGAACTAGAAGTTAGTTCATCTTCAATTATATGAGTCAAATTGTACCTCAGGAACCAGTTTTTAAGTTCTGGGTTGAACTTCCGTTAAACAAGGTTCATTcccaatgttttaactctcaaatcaaatttaaacTGGGAACGACAGATCAGGGTCAACATTATCTCAAGACTTAACAGGCAAAATATTTCCGCTTTAGAATTATCATTCAAAACTTCATACGGAAGTATTTTCTTAACAGCTAAAGGTTGGAATGTTTTGTATAAAGGCttattaaaattaatgattataatgataacGAACCTTATTGCGAATGCTGACAATTCCGTTAAACAGCCCTAAAGCCATATACTGTCCATCATTCGTCCAACTACAACAAGTGATCCGACAGCCAACTTTATGTTTTGATACCGACTTCTGTTCTGGAGACCACAATCCTACAACGTATTCAATGAGTTCAGTTTTAGTTTTTTACTGCTCTGGACATGAGGAGGTTGCAGTGGTCAAATTAATACAGctatcaatctgcagcctgtaCAAAACACCCCCTATACATGAGTCCAGAACTTCACCTGGGACATTTTAATGAagaacattttcaaactttcaaaaattgataatcaTACTACAATGTTGAATGTGATTCAAGGCTGCAAATTTTCACTCAAATTGGAAAATACTGTCTGATGAAATTTCATCTACGTACCAAAGTCGGTACAAGCGCAACTAGCGAGCTGTTGACTGACTGGGTTATACGCCAAGCATTGGATAGCATCGTTATGCCTGCAAAAAAAACCAggatataatgaaaaatatatgaatcaCAGGTAaagatagaattcaaataaatgaaaaaaatcatcatgAGATTCTTATAGAAAACGACATCAAAAACACTCTCAGCCAACTAGATTGCAGGTCTTATGCAAAGTTTATGCCAGGatcttatcaaaaatatatgaatcactgataaatatagaattcaaatcaacGAGATTCAACTATCTCAAAACACATGGTCAAGcaaagtttaaaaaaattctaaatgaaaaatattttcgggCGACTTACGTGTATTTAAGAATTCCTTCGAGTTTATTCGTCCAGATGATGACGCTTTTATCGGCGGAGCCCGAGGCGAATCGTTTTCCGTCCTTTGCGTACGCGACGCAGAACACCGTATCTTTATGTCCCTTCAGCGGCTGAACGAGTGTGCCGTCATTCGTATCGTAAACAAGAACCCGGTTACCGGCGGCGACAATCAACTGACTACCGTCCGGACGGAAACATAAATCCCAAATACTGAAATAACGCAACAGACGATACCAGGAaccggtttcacaaaaaaggtTTAACTGATATTTTTGCTGATTTGGctacttcatgttttcgatgaggatgattcaaacttaaccgtttcaggcttaaactttttcccagggcccagtttcacgaaaaagttaaactcaaatatttggtgtaattgccattggttacttcatgttttcgatGAGGACCAcgattcaaacttaaccgttttaggcttaaactttttcgtgaaactgggccctggagaACCTGACCGAATAACTTAAGATTCACTGGTCATTAAACCTGCTACCTCTTAGCTGTGAGTCAAACGCCTTCCCAAAAATTGTTGGGTATTCAGCCTACTTATCCACCAAACCATGAAGATAGGAATATTCATTTAATCATTGACTACGTTTGATAGTTTACAGAGAGTCAAAAGCTGGTTTAAAATAACCAGTGTCCAGTGGATAAACAGtttgaatgaacttttaattgtcactttACATCATTATCCACTGGTACTCTAACcaatttttgagcaactggcacCAGTTATgagatttcaaatttcgaggaagcgtctgcCTCATTTTAAATATCTCATCCCAATTTGAAGTTACTTGAATAAAGTTGATTGAAATTGTGGTGGAAAATGGATTgatttttcgatgatttcagaAAGGGTGTAACTGAAATGAACACTTACCACTGCTCAACTTTATCCCTGTCGTGTACTTTATCCACCCAGGTCGGTACAGCTCTCATCTTCGACACTGAATGAGAGAAAATgcgaaaaatatgaaaaacggCGGTGAAATGTCAAAAAATGTGTGGAATCCAATGAAAACAAACGGACTACAGGCCGGACAAGGGAATGTGGTATCGGACATCTTACACGCAGAACATCGGACGCCGCGGCCGGGACGCAATCACTACTGTCACTCCCCGGGCGTTAAAATAAAAACACTAAATTCACGAAGACCTCTCATTGAACTTAGCTGGATGCAAAAAAATTCCTCTCCACCTGAGTAGCTCATTTGGGATAACTGGCTTGGGTGAGGACTGGCGGTCCCGGGAAGGAGCCGGGTCGGGGACACTAACGCGGCCGGCGTGGTGTGCGCCGGGCACTGATAACTATGTGCTCGGATTCAACGTTCTTAATCGTGAATAACCAAATTATTGCCCTAGCTAGAAACTAATCTTAAAAATTAGAAACGGTGATCGGATCTGGTGAATTTACGCTCCCGAGTTT carries:
- the LOC141902932 gene encoding intraflagellar transport protein 122 homolog, translating into MRAVPTWVDKVHDRDKVEQCIWDLCFRPDGSQLIVAAGNRVLVYDTNDGTLVQPLKGHKDTVFCVAYAKDGKRFASGSADKSVIIWTNKLEGILKYTHNDAIQCLAYNPVSQQLASCACTDFGLWSPEQKSVSKHKVGCRITCCSWTNDGQYMALGLFNGIVSIRNKTGEEKVKIERPGSSLSPIWAVEWNPSRDEPYDILAVADWGQKLAFFQLSGKQIGKERNLGYDPCSVGWFSKGEYVTVGGSDKQCSLYTKEGVRLGTVSEHNSWVWCCKVKPDSNYVAVGCQDGTIAYYQLIFSTVHGLYKDRYAYRDNMTDVIIQHLITEQKVRIKCRDLVKKIAIYRHRLAVQLPDRIVIYELYSEDVCDMHYKVKEKINKRVDCNLLVVCSQHIILCQEKRLQCMSFQGVKEREWLMESLIRYIKVIGGPAGKEGLLVGLKNGQILKIFIDNPFPITLLKQNTSIRCLDMSCSRKKLAVVDEHNTCLVYDTNTKELLFQEPNANSVAWNTNCEDMLCFSGAGLLNIKANSFPVHQQKLQGFVVGFTGSKIFCLHVYSMSSVEVPQSASMYQYLEKKNFRGAYHVACLGVTDGDWETLAHEALEGLDFDTAKRSFTRIKELRYLELIHQIEDRKRRGETDNIVFLGDVSAYQGKFHEAAKLYKKSGHENKALNMYTDLRMFDFAKEFVGSSDPLDKKILMTKQADWAKNINEPKAAAEMYISAGEYIKAIEIIGDNGWSEMLIDVARKLDKADREPLTMCALYLKKLEQFSYAAECYAKMGDTKALLLLYIEARNWDEAFQLAEKYHEYKNDVYIPYAQWLAENDRFEDAQQAFHKAGMQAEAVKVLEQLTLNAVWESRFNDAGYYFWKLSMQYLDLAAEEEDNAKRDEMLAKFHDFQRRADMYYVYHSIQRYTDEPFTSHLPEALFNMSRYLLHCMIQDTQRGVHTHGLSKVATLYALAKQSKNLGAYKLARYAFEKLQALRVPSRFQETIDLGSVTIRSKPFHDAEEVLPMCYRCSTTNLLLNNLGNQCTNCRQPFVHSFVSFEVLPLVEFILEDDIIDEEAIQLIDYEAPTPIKEDNWQESRGGNVQSLRMDDTPEEEEDAFTAKLLSYEHDRNEFVPVVVNRTILKSLKRHEVLIQRLKKPLRFRYYKSLMPDVSITLCPNCNKMFHTDDYELLSLQKGYCPFCRTSTED